A single region of the Brassica rapa cultivar Chiifu-401-42 chromosome A03, CAAS_Brap_v3.01, whole genome shotgun sequence genome encodes:
- the LOC103860932 gene encoding peroxidase 41 codes for MLTSWFLNVFFLVLAFVPLILSAPATSLTKDYYQKTCPDFSKIVRETVTTKQAQQPTTAAGTLRVFFHDCFLEGCDASVLVATNSFNKAERDDELNESLPGDAFDIVTRIKTALELSCPGVVSCADILAQSTRDLITIVGGPFYEVKLGRKDGFESKAHKVHGNIPIANHTVHDMMSIFKKNGFSLKEMVALSGGHTVGFAHCIEFSSRLFGPRADPELDSRYADRLKDLCKDHTVNKSMAAFLDPITPGKFDNMYFKNLKRGLGLLASDHALFKDNGTRPFVDLYADNQTAFFDDFARAMEKLGMVGVKGDNDGEVRRKCDHFNKLDV; via the coding sequence ATGTTGACATCATGGTTTCTCAACGTTTTCTTCCTCGTCTTAGCCTTTGTCCCGCTCATATTATCGGCACCAGCAACAAGTTTAACGAAAGACTATTACCAAAAAACATGTCCCGATTTCAGTAAAATCGTTCGTGAAACAGTTACAACAAAGCAAGCTCAACAGCCAACGACAGCTGCTGGAACGCTCCGTGTCTTTTTTCACGATTGCTTCTTAGAAGGATGCGATGCGTCGGTACTAGTCGCTACAAATTCTTTCAACAAAGCTGAACGCGACGATGAGCTCAACGAGTCGCTTCCAGGAGACGCGTTTGATATCGTGACGCGCATTAAGACCGCTCTTGAATTGTCTTGTCCTGGTGTGGTGTCATGCGCAGACATCCTGGCTCAGTCCACGCGTGACCTTATCACAATTGTTGGTGGACCTTTCTATGAAGTCAAATTAGGTCGTAAAGATGGGTTTGAATCGAAAGCCCATAAAGTTCATGGAAACATACCAATAGCAAATCACACGGTACACGACATGATGTCGATATTCAAAAAGAATGGTTTCTCTCTAAAGGAAATGGTTGCACTTAGCGGCGGGCACACTGTGGGATTCGCTCACTGCATAGAATTCAGCAGCCGGTTATTTGGACCACGGGCTGATCCAGAGCTCGATTCGCGATACGCAGACCGTCTTAAAGATCTATGCAAGGATCACACGGTAAATAAGTCGATGGCGGCATTTCTCGACCCGATAACGCCAGGAAAATTCGATAATATGTACTTCAAGAACTTGAAAAGAGGTCTTGGACTGCTAGCTTCCGACCACGCCTTGTTCAAAGACAATGGCACGAGACCGTTTGTGGATTTATATGCGGATAACCAGACGGCTTTCTTCGACGATTTTGCTCGTGCCATGGAAAAACTAGGCATGGTCGGCGTTAAAGGCGATAACGATGGAGAAGTGAGACGCAAATGTGATCACTTTAACAAACTTGACGTATAA
- the LOC103860933 gene encoding putative defensin-like protein 307 produces the protein MEKTALIFVGILLLSTCTPILARTCAKDSDCASVTCPSAKPVCFYGTCECPPDNYRALPDNTNCGVATCTDYCKAKGEVAYACILNHCFCRKPPM, from the exons ATGGAGAAAACAGCTTTGATATTCGTTGGTATTCTACTTCTTTCAACGT GTACACCGATTCTGGCACGTACTTGTGCGAAGGACTCCGATTGTGCTTCAGTCACATGTCCATCCGCAAAACCCGTTTGTTTTTATGGTACTTGTGAATGCCCTCCTGACAACTATAGAGCATTACCTGATAATACCAACTGTGGTGTTGCTACTTGCACTGACTATTGCAAGGCAAAAGGAGAAGTAGCTTATGCTTGTATTTTGAACCATTGTTTTTGTCGCAAACCTCCTATGTAG